From one Anomalospiza imberbis isolate Cuckoo-Finch-1a 21T00152 chromosome 25, ASM3175350v1, whole genome shotgun sequence genomic stretch:
- the AHDC1 gene encoding transcription factor Gibbin isoform X3 — MRVKPPGPVVTTSVVRGSPDYVREPKFYPPGHPGQRPPACPAEKALSCSVLSFPEGSCPALGREHQAGSLLHGDPADRCQSVHGGTKAAEDLLGCAGEPRILGGSAEEASARDRAPKTFPNATLASGRCNVDSILALLRSKCGNGHINLHPVVQLIDIMKDLNRLSEDLKNSGVHLDCGSLRGGSGAHEDSRLLPADRDLQYSFFSSPSLANSIRSPEERGVLLKSDPSRHPRPPARDGEADGGGGSTPQPPGHSVGVGDVSKAPADEAGCSQPDASDYSELAEADILNELASLACPGTQLLESQAMEPQPQLLPAQELDSQSRLLDSQSLESQPQLLDSQSLEPLPESLELQNLEPLGLQSLEPLSESLELQSLEPLSESLELQSLEPLAEPLGLQTLEPLPGALEPPLLPTEPSLLEPQPLGTVSELLEAQPGTGDPLRPHGLQPRLGGCPLSTMVKRGPCGGRGAGRCGEDHRKYALRRTDKPKMLCRRRRAGRGRRVDITPESHVLSPLTLPAEMPPGPEEPDTPVLSPPPPPPPTTLDPNEMPKAPTAGKKNKCRGVRKMVVKMAKIPVSLGRRNKTTYKVSSLSSNLNLEGKELAASSSVEPTPLLKMKNNGRNVVVVFPPGEMPIILKRKRGRPPKNLLLGQAKPKEPTPEVKKRRRRKQKLASPQPSYIADTNDSKADYSDVLAKLAFLNRQSQCSGRCSPPRCWTPSEPESIHQAPDTQSISHFLHRVQGFRRRGGKAGGFGGRGGSHAARAARCSFSDFFEGIGKKKKAPTALHADPVHPRKRGRLEPDPVGKPKRKRRARKNGALFPEPNSGQSFGDGPAAEWGGGEKGSPWAPHHGHPGGQPGRNGGYQGAEARPFHAAGLESGSSGRAGFYASSAPSSQTETGPERHSLFTGYFRSLLDSDDSSDLLDFALSASRSESRKSAAAYTAPPATLPGQRGMAAYTARGGKVAAANPGAEAAFHAAMQGRPAFPPGRASSAYGVTQGSSECRGTESFPKLAPPSAVSRSPTAHPAASGTPGYSPYGSYGNAGQSVAPASVFPPGKQYPSAQDCPNSKDCSFAYGSGSSLPSSPSSAHSAGYAPPTAGPSLPLGKAAFFNSAEQGGQFSSAAHTPLRCDSRASTVSPGGYMVPKGSASFQPSPENCRQFPSAAPWAFRQGYGGLDWSSEAFSQLYNPGFECHLNEPNVILDISNYTPQKAKQQTVSETFSESSSDSTQFNQPAGYRRANSEASSSEGQSSLSSLEKLMMDWNEASSAPGYNWNQSVLFQSNSKPGRGRRKKVDMFDTSHLSFSSSSSSSSVYPSKRNTGPRQPRGSRGACASKKERGTGKAKFPTKSQAVNPLFQDSTDLGLDYYSGDSSMSPLPSQSRGFGVGERDPCDYTGPYSMNPSTPSDGTFVQGFQSDSPGLGQPDLESKHFPALPHQLAAPGQQTVFEAGLQKAFSPNCSPTLAFKEDLRAGSIRKLPACDSLKHSMQGGALPHAPHLACRDLPMPQPHYDSPSCKNPPYWYSPNASTRSPSYDSKAGAGMLVDFMGRTDPPCLNPHLSSPSSTHPSKGEKEPLEMSRAHHRGPYACPLINDLNISPVPRDSMLQLQDNYRYPSFAAQGHPVMAPTQKSGFLGPMVEQQHPEDTFTVTSL; from the coding sequence GCTCAGCTTCCCTGAGGGGTCGTGCCCCGCGCTCGGCCGGGAGCACCAGGCAGGCTCGCTGCTGCACGGCGACCCGGCTGACCGCTGCCAGAGCGTCCACGGGGGCACCAAGGCGGCCGAGgacctgctgggctgtgccggggAGCCCCGGATCCTGGGGGGCAGCGCGGAGGAGGCATCTGCCCGCGATCGGGCGCCCAAAACCTTCCCCAACGCGACACTGGCCTCGGGCCGCTGCAACGTAGACAGCATCCTCGCCTTGCTCCGGAGCAAGTGCGGCAACGGGCACATCAACCTCCACCCTGTGGTGCAGCTCATCGACATCATGAAGGACCTCAACCGCCTCTCTGAGGACCTCAAGAACAGTGGGGTGCACCTGGACTGTGGCAGCCTCCGTGGCGGCAGTGGGGCTCACGAGGACAGCCGCCTCTTGCCCGCTGACCGTGACCTCCAGTACAGCTTCTTCTCCTCACCCTCCCTGGCCAACAGCATCCGCAGCCCCGAGGAGCGGGGGGTGCTCCTCAAATCCGACCCGTCGCGGCATCCCCGGCCCCCAGCGCGCGACGGAGAAGCTGACGGAGGCGGGGGGAGCACCCCGCAGCCCCCGGGACACAGCGTGGGTGTGGGGGATGTCTCCAAAGCTCCGGCGGATGAagctggctgctcccagcccgaTGCCAGCGATTACTCGGAACTGGCCGAGGCGGACATCCTGAACGAGCTGGCCTCCCTGGCTTGCCCAGGGACGCAGCTGCTGGAATCGCAAGCAatggagccacagccccagtTGCTGCCAGCCCAAGAGCTGGACTCCCAATCCCGGCTGTTGGATTCCCAGTCCCTGGAgtcacagccccagctgcttgATTCGCAGAGCCTGGAGCCGCTGCCAGAGTCACTGGAGCTGCAAAACCTGGAGCCGTTGGGGCTGCAGTCGCTGGAGCCGCTCTCGGAATCGCTGGAGCTGCAGTCGCTGGAGCCTCTGTCCGAGTCGCTGGAACTGCAGTCCCTGGAGCCACTGGCGGAGCCTCTGGGGCTGCAGACCCTGGAGCCACTGCCCGGAGCGCTGGAGCCCCCACTGCTGCCCACTGAGCCCTCgctgctggagccacagccACTGGGAACCGTCTcggagctgctggaggcacagccgggcactggggacccTCTGCGGCCCCACGGGCTGCAGCCCCGGCTCGGGGGGTGTCCCCTGAGCACTATGGTGAAGCGGGGCCCCTGTGGAGGCCGGGGGGCCGGGCGGTGTGGCGAAGACCACCGCAAGTACGCCCTGCGCCGGACAGATAAGCCAAAGATGCTGTGCCGCCGGAGGAGGGCGGGGCGCGGGCGCCGGGTGGACATCACCCCCGAGAGCCACGTCCTGTCCCCCCTCACCCTGCCCGCTGAGATGCCCCCCGGGCCTGAGGAGCCTGACaccccagtgctgagccccCCACCGCCACCGCCTCCCACCACGCTGGACCCCAACGAGATGCCCAAAGCCCCCACGGCAGGGAAGAAGAACAAGTGCCGGGGGGTGAGGAAGATGGTGGTGAAGATGGCCAAGATCCCCGTGTCCCTGGGGAGGAGGAACAAGACCACCTACAAGGTGTCATCGCTCAGCAGCAACTTGAACCtggaggggaaggagctggcagccagcagctccGTGGAGCCCACGCCGCTGCTCAAGATGAAGAACAATGGGCGCAACGTGGTCGTGGTGTTCCCCCCCGGAGAGATGCCCATTATCCTGAAGCGCAAGCGGGGCCGGCCTCCCAAAAACCTGCTGCTGGGCCAAGCCAAGCCCAAGGAGCCTACCCCGGAagtgaagaagaggaggaggaggaagcagaagcTGGCCTCGCCCCAGCCCTCCTACATCGCCGACACCAATGACAGCAAAGCCGACTACTCGGATGTGTTGGCCAAGTTGGCCTTCCTCAACCGACAGAGCCAGTGCTCGGGGCGCTGCTCACCGCCCCGCTGCTGGACCCCCAGCGAGCCCGAGTCCATCCACCAAGCCCCCGACACCCAGAGCATCTCCCACTTCCTGCACCGTGTCCAGGGCTTCCGCCGGCGCGGCGGCAAGGCGGGGGGCTTCGGTGGGCGTGGGGGGAGCCACGCTGCCCGCGCCGCACGCTGCTCCTTCAGCGATTTCTTTGAGGGCATcgggaagaagaagaaagccCCCACTGCCCTCCACGCTGACCCCGTGCACCCCCGCAAGCGCGGCCGGCTGGAGCCCGATCCCGTGGGAAAGCCCAAGCGGAAGCGACGGGCGCGCAAGAACGGGGCACTGTTCCCCGAACCCAACTCGGGGCAGAGCTTTGGGGACGGCCCCGCCGCAGAGTGGGGCGGGGGGGAGAAGGGCAGCCCCTGGGCCCCCCACCACGGCCACCCCGGCGGCCAGCCTGGACGCAACGGTGGCTACCAAGGGGCCGAGGCGAGACCCTTCCATGCTGCGGGGTTGGAGTCGGGCTCCTCCGGCCGCGCTGGTTTCTACGCCAGCAGCGCACCGTCCTCGCAGACAGAGACCGGTCCGGAGCGGCACAGCCTCTTCACCGGCTACTTCCGCTCCTTGCTGGACTCCGATGACTCCTCCGACCTGCTGGACTTCGCCCTCTCCGCGTCCCGCTCCGAGTCCCGTAAATCGGCGGCTGCCTACACGGCCCCCCCGGCCACGCTGCCCGGCCAGCGGGGCATGGCTGCCTACACCGCCCGCGGTGGCAAAGTGGCAGCGGCCAACCCCGGTGCCGAAGCCGCCTTCCACGCGGCCATGCAGGGCCGGCCAGCGTTCCCGCCCGGCCGCGCCTCCAGCGCCTACGGGGTGACCCAAGGCTCGTCAGAGTGCCGGGGCACCGAGTCCTTCCCCAAACTGGCCCCGCCATCGGCCGTGTCCCGGTCACCCACGGCTCACCCAGCGGCCAGCGGCACCCCCGGCTACTCCCCGTACGGCAGCTACGGCAACGCCGGGCAGAGCGTGGCACCCGCCAGCGTGTTCCCACCAGGAAAGCAGTACCCCTCAGCACAGGACTGCCCCAACAGCAAGGACTGCAGCTTCGCCtatggcagtggcagcagcctCCCGTCCTCGCCCAGCAGTGCCCACAGTGCCGGCTACGCGCCACCGACAGCTGGTCCCAGTTTGCCACTGGGAAAAGCGGCCTTCTTCAACAGTGCTGAGCAGGGGGGGCAGTTCTCCAGCGCCGCGCACACCCCCCTGCGTTGCGACAGCCGGGCCAGCACCGTCTCGCCCGGCGGCTACATGGTGCCCAAGGGGTCAGCATCCTTCCAGCCCTCACCTGAAAACTGCCGGCAGTTCCCCAGCGCTGCGCCGTGGGCCTTCCGGCAAGGCTACGGTGGGTTGGATTGGAGCTCAGAAGCCTTCAGCCAGCTCTACAACCCGGGCTTCGAGTGCCACCTCAATGAACCCAATGTCATCCTGGACATCTCCAACTACACCCCGCAGAAAGCCAAGCAGCAGACGGTCTCTGAGACCTTCTCCGAGTCCTCCTCTGACAGCACCCAGTTCAACCAGCCGGCTGGTTACCGGCGCGCCAACAGCGAGGCGTCCTCCAGCGAGGGCCAGTCCAGCctctccagcctggagaagctgaTGATGGACTGGAACGAGGCATCCTCTGCCCCTGGCTACAACTGGAACCAGAGCGTCCTCTTCCAGAGCAACTCTAAGCCCGGTCGAGGCCGACGGAAGAAGGTGGATATGTTCGACACCTCCCACCTGagtttctcctcctcttcctcttcttcctccgTGTACCCCTCCAAGAGGAACACGGGAccccggcagccccggggctcccgAGGGGCTTGTGCCTCCAAGAAGGAGAGGGGGACGGGCAAAGCCAAGTTCCCCACCAAGTCACAGGCGGTGAACCCCCTCTTCCAGGACAGCACGGACCTGGGCTTGGACTACTACAGCGGGGACAGCAGCATGtcccccctgccctcccagTCCCGGGGCTTCGGGGTGGGGGAGCGGGACCCCTGTGACTACACCGGCCCCTACTCCATGAACCCCTCCACCCCCTCGGATGGGACCTTTGTGCAGGGGTTCCAGAGCGACTCCCCCGGTTTGGGGCAGCCGGATTTGGAGAGCAAGCACTTCCCTGCCCTCCCACACCAGCTGGCGGCCCCTGGCCAGCAGACTGTGTTCGAGGCCGGTTTGCAGAAAGCCTTCTCGCCCAACTGCTCCCCGACCTTGGCCTTCAAGGAGGACCTCCGGGCAGGCAGCATCCGAAAGCTGCCTGCCTGCGACTCGCTCAAACACAGCATGCAGGGGGGGGCCCTGCCACACGCCCCACACCTGGCTTGCCGCGACCTCCCCATGCCTCAACCGCACTATGACTCCCCCAGTTGCAAAAATCCCCCGTACTGGTATTCCCCCAACGCCAGCACCCGCAGCCCTTCGTACGACAGCAAGGCGGGGGCTGGGATGCTGGTAGACTTCATGGGCAGGACGGACCCCCCGTGTCTGAACCCCCACTTGAGCAGCCCAAGCAGCACCCACCCCTCCAAGGGCGAGAAGGAGCCCTTGGAGATGTCCCGGGCTCACCACCGAGGACCCTACGCTTGTCCCCTGATCAATGACTTGAACATCTCCCCCGTACCGAGAGACTCAATGTTGCAGCTGCAGGACAACTACAGGTACCCCAGTTTTGCAGCCCAAGGGCACCCCGTCATGGCCCCCACCCAGAAGAGCGGGTTTTTGGGACCCATGGTAGAGCAACAACACCCTGAGGACACTTTTACGGTCACCTCATTGTAG